The following coding sequences lie in one Mycobacterium sp. DL440 genomic window:
- a CDS encoding gamma-glutamyltransferase family protein gives MRLLASTRSVITLLSVVAVILAGCADGSRRPARTDAGPCQILSNGTPEPKAPPAPGPAKPPVPPPTRDLATNPEIGTGYRSDMTAVRTSTYAVATANPLATEAACKVLRDGGTAADALVTAQAVLGLVEPQSSGIGGGGFLLYYDAAGNAVRAYDGRETAPAAATENYLRWVSETDRTVPKPDARASGRSIGVPGIVRLLDDVHRQFGKKAWRDLFDPAVSMADQGFDISPRLAAAIDDADAQLRLDPAAAGYFLNPDGSPKPVSTRMTNPAYAKTLGAIASGGAQAFYTGDIAHAVVAAATDTSGGRTPSAITEQDLAGYTVKQRDPVCTTYRGREVCGMPPPSSGGIAVAATLGMLEHFPMSDYKPARIDLNGGHPSVTGVHLISEAERLAYADRDRYVADTDFVPLPGGSPETLLDGAYLTGRAALISRNRTMGVAAPGDFAPPITTPPAPEHGSSQISVIDRFGNAASLTTTIESAFGSFRMVDGFLLNNQLTDFSAEPTSTEGRPIPNRVQPGKRPRSTMAPTLVFGKAGPQRGALYAVLGSPGGAVIIQFVVKTLVGIMDWNLDPQQAVSMIDFGAANTPVTNVGGEHPSVDTVANGDRDQLVEGLRALGHQVSLADQSSGLSALVRTSPGWIGGADPRREGLVLGDAG, from the coding sequence GTGCGGTTGCTGGCGTCCACCCGTTCGGTCATCACGCTGCTCAGCGTCGTCGCTGTGATCCTTGCCGGATGCGCCGATGGCAGTCGGCGTCCGGCGAGGACCGATGCCGGGCCGTGTCAGATCCTGTCCAACGGCACCCCGGAGCCCAAGGCCCCGCCGGCGCCGGGCCCAGCCAAACCGCCGGTCCCGCCGCCCACTCGCGACCTGGCGACCAACCCCGAAATCGGCACCGGATACCGCAGCGACATGACGGCCGTCCGCACCTCCACCTACGCGGTGGCCACTGCCAATCCCCTGGCTACCGAAGCCGCCTGCAAGGTGCTGCGCGACGGCGGCACCGCAGCTGACGCGCTGGTAACCGCGCAGGCCGTGCTCGGCCTCGTCGAACCGCAGTCCTCCGGGATCGGCGGCGGCGGCTTCCTGTTGTATTACGACGCCGCAGGCAATGCGGTGCGCGCCTATGACGGGCGTGAGACCGCCCCGGCGGCGGCGACCGAGAACTATCTGCGCTGGGTGTCGGAGACCGACCGCACCGTCCCCAAACCCGATGCGCGGGCGTCCGGCCGCTCCATCGGGGTGCCCGGCATCGTGCGACTGCTCGACGATGTCCACCGCCAGTTCGGCAAGAAGGCCTGGCGCGATCTCTTCGACCCGGCCGTGTCGATGGCCGACCAGGGATTCGACATCAGCCCGCGCCTGGCCGCCGCGATCGACGACGCCGACGCCCAACTTCGCCTGGACCCCGCCGCTGCCGGCTACTTCCTCAACCCCGATGGCAGCCCCAAACCGGTGAGCACCCGCATGACCAACCCGGCCTACGCGAAAACATTGGGCGCCATCGCATCCGGCGGCGCCCAGGCCTTCTACACCGGTGACATCGCTCACGCGGTCGTGGCCGCCGCCACCGACACCAGCGGCGGCCGCACGCCAAGTGCCATCACCGAGCAGGACCTCGCCGGCTACACCGTCAAACAGCGTGACCCGGTGTGCACCACCTACCGTGGCCGCGAGGTCTGCGGGATGCCGCCGCCGTCATCGGGCGGCATCGCAGTGGCGGCCACCCTCGGCATGCTCGAGCACTTCCCCATGAGCGACTACAAACCGGCCCGCATCGATCTCAACGGCGGCCATCCGTCGGTGACCGGGGTACACCTCATCTCAGAGGCCGAACGTCTCGCCTACGCCGATCGCGATCGCTACGTCGCCGACACCGATTTCGTCCCGCTGCCCGGTGGATCACCCGAAACCCTGCTCGACGGCGCCTACCTCACCGGCCGGGCCGCGCTGATCTCCCGAAACCGCACGATGGGCGTGGCCGCACCCGGGGACTTCGCGCCACCGATCACCACTCCGCCGGCGCCGGAGCACGGCTCCAGCCAGATCAGCGTGATCGACCGTTTCGGCAATGCGGCGTCGCTGACCACCACGATCGAGTCGGCGTTCGGTTCGTTCCGTATGGTCGACGGCTTCCTGCTCAACAACCAGCTCACCGATTTCTCGGCCGAGCCGACCAGCACCGAAGGCCGGCCGATACCCAACCGGGTTCAGCCCGGAAAGCGCCCGCGCAGCACCATGGCGCCCACCCTGGTCTTCGGCAAGGCGGGGCCGCAACGAGGTGCCCTGTATGCGGTCCTGGGCTCCCCCGGCGGCGCGGTCATCATCCAGTTCGTCGTGAAAACCCTTGTCGGCATCATGGATTGGAACCTTGATCCGCAGCAGGCGGTATCCATGATCGACTTCGGCGCGGCCAACACGCCCGTCACCAACGTCGGCGGCGAGCATCCATCGGTCGACACCGTCGCCAACGGCGACCGCGACCAACTGGTCGAGGGCCTGCGCGCACTCGGGCATCAGGTCTCGCTGGCCGATCAGTCCAGTGGGCTCTCAGCCCTGGTGCGCACGTCGCCGGGGTGGATCGGCGGGGCCGACCCCCGCCGCGAAGGTCTCGTGCTCGGCGACGCCGGCTGA